From the Calonectris borealis chromosome 12, bCalBor7.hap1.2, whole genome shotgun sequence genome, one window contains:
- the CHST4 gene encoding carbohydrate sulfotransferase 4, with protein sequence MDEKPSPVHILILSSWRSGSSFTGQIFSQHPSVFYLMEPAWHVWVKMYQNSAKVLHMAVRDLVRSVFLCDMSVFDAYMSGRKKKSDLFQWETSRALCSPPACDLFSRSDIITAGNCRTICGEYPFSKVEEACKTYSHVAIKEVRFFDLKVLYPLLTDPSLNLKIIHLVRDPRAVFRSRENTMADLKRDSNIVVGSQRTKGEMGPYNTMQVICKSHVEIYKAGRQAIPSFLKDRYLLVRYEDIVRDPLAKAAQMYRFAELHFTPELRKWVHNITHGKGQGAQAFDIGSRDALRVSQAWRNTLPFQKIEKVQNVCKDAMDLLGYRLIQSEEEQKNMSLDLLFAQKF encoded by the coding sequence ATGGACGAAAAACCTTCTCCAGTCCACATCCTCATTCTCTCCTCCTGGCGGTCAGGATCTTCCTTCACTGGACAAATCTTCAGCCAGCACCCCAGTGTCTTCTACCTGATGGAGCCTGCATGGCACGTGTGGGTTAAGATGTACCAGAACAGTGCCAAAGTCTTACACATGGCAGTGCGGGACTTAGTCAGGTCGGTCTTTCTGTGTGACATGTCTGTGTTTGATGCTTACATGTCTGGCCGGAAGAAAAAGTCTGATTTATTTCAGTGGGAAACAAGCCGAGCCTTGTGCTCCCCCCCTGCCTGTGACTTATTCAGTCGCAGTGACATAATCACTGCAGGCAATTGCAGAACAATCTGTGGCGAGTACCCATTCAGCAAGGTGGAGGAAGCTTGTAAAACCTACAGCCATGTTGCCATCAAGGAGGTTCGGTTCTTTGACCTGAAAGTTCTCTACCCTCTTCTCACTGATCCGTCCCTGAACCTCAAAATCATTCACTTAGTACgtgatcctcgggctgtgttcAGATCCCGAGAGAATACAATGGCAGACCTGAAACGTGACAGTAACATTGTTGTGGGGTCCCAGAGGACAAAGGGAGAAATGGGGCCCTACAACACAATGCAAGTGATCTGCAAAAGCCACGTTGAGATTtacaaggcaggcaggcaggccatTCCCAGTTTCTTGAAAGACCGCTACCTGCTGGTTCGCTATGAAGACATTGTCAGAGACCCACTAGCAAAGGCTGCTCAGATGTACAGGTTTGCAGAACTCCATTTCACACCAGAACTTAGGAAATGGGTGCACAACATCACCCATGGGAAGGGGCAAGGAGCACAGGCCTTTGATATTGGGTCCAGAGATGCACTAAGAGTATCCCAGGCCTGGAGGAACACCCTTCCctttcagaaaatagaaaaagtgcAAAATGTTTGCAAGGATGCAATGGACTTGCTGGGCTACCGGCTCATTCAGTctgaagaagagcaaaaaaataTGTCGCTGGATCTTTTGTTTGCCCAGAAATTCTGA
- the TERF2IP gene encoding telomeric repeat-binding factor 2-interacting protein 1, translating to MARSDGSPGGDTHQVSRTFALPRLASPARHGPAPPARPPSLFAEARLSLRRLARALCRSRHLPSSSRPFRRSRACAPGAAMAERGGAVVARSRSLFLWDDGSPMRFFVRPGLAKLRLAPLVLAGGGRLCRVQEPGAVLLAQPGEAAPGGAVSTAYVTECVERNQRLPLEPYRLPAAPPAPPAASPRGRLAFTQAEDAALLRAVRGRSEARASGRALWKELERAGLTRHSWQAMRDRYLRHLRPLLGGPQQTEEPAQSTGLFEAANREFESTESGSDTSDISEELSTQDGEGKSPGETASGLKTGPEDSVFPDTQLQREERPTSTCSSSSVVGEVVKTMQHFMEKFGMDLFTVTQAFLKNTGEVETTLYFLQTGQRLDGYPVWSREDDLELQKDDERVRNKLIAKFGAENVAKRVAFRKS from the exons ATGGCGCGCTCCGACGGATCACCTGGCGGAGACACGCACCAGGTCAGCCGGACGTTCGCCttgcctcgcctcgcctccccaGCCCGGCACGGCCCAGCTCCACCTGCCCGCCCACCCTCACTTTTTGCTGAGGCGCGACTCAGTCTCCGCCGCCTCGCACGCGCGCTCTGCCGCAGCCGCCATCTTCCCAGCTCCAGCCGGCCCTTCCGGCGCTCCCGCGCCTGCGCGCCCGGCGCGGCGATGGCGGAACGAGGGGGCGCGGTAGTGGCGCGGTCGCGGTCGCTGTTCTTGTGGGACGACGGGAGCCCGATGCGGTTCTTCGTGCGGCCCGGGCTGGCCAAGCTGCGGTTGGCGCCCCTGGTgctggcgggcggcgggcggctgtGCCGCGTGCAGGAGCCGGGAGCCGTGCTTCTGGCGCAGCCCGGCGaggcggcgcccggcggggctGTCTCCACCGCGTACGTGACGGAGTGCGTGGAGCGCAACCAGCGGCTGCCGCTGGAGCCCTACCggctgcccgccgcgccgcccgcacCGCCCGCCGCCTCGCCGCGCGGGCGCCTCGCCTTCACGCAGGCGGAGGACGCAGCGCTGCTGCGGGCGGTGCGCGGGCGGAGCGAGGCGCGGGCGAGCGGCCGGGCGCTCTGGAAGGAGCTGGAGCGGGCCGGCCTGACGCGGCACAGCTGGCAGGCCATGCGCGACCGCTACCTGCGGCACCTGCGGCCGCTGCTCGGGG GGCCCCAACAGACGGAGGAGCCCGCACAAAGCACGGGTCTTTTCGAGGCAGCTAATCGGGAGTTTGAAAGCACGGAG TCAGGAAGCGACACTTCGGACATTTCAGAAGAACTTTCTACACAAGATGGAGAGGGAAAGTCCCCAGGAGAAACAGCATCTGGTTTGAAAACTGGACCGGAGGACTCTGTTTTCCCTGACACTCAATTACAAAGGGAGGAAAGACCAACAAGCACTTGCTCTTCTTCCAGTGTGGTGGGAGAAGTAGTAAAAACTATGCAGCACTTCATGGAGAAGTTCGGCATGGACTTGTTCACAGTTACACAGGCCTTTCTGAAAAACACTGGTGAAGTGGAGACTACTTTATACTTTCTGCAGACGGGGCAGCGCTTGGATGGGTACCCTGTATGGAGCAGAGAGGATGATTTAGAATTGCAAAAAGATGATGAACGTGTCAGAAATAAATTGATAGCAAAATTTGGAGCTGAAAATGTAGCAAAGCGGGTAGCATTTAGGAAAAGTTAG